In the Primulina eburnea isolate SZY01 unplaced genomic scaffold, ASM2296580v1 ctg739_ERROPOS11973397, whole genome shotgun sequence genome, one interval contains:
- the LOC140821765 gene encoding ras-related protein RABB1b isoform X1, whose product MSYDYLFKYIIIGDTGVGKSCLLLQFTDKRFQPVHDLTIGVEFGARMVTIDGRPIKLQIWDTAGQESFRSITRSYYRGAAGALLVYDITRKETFNHLASWLEDARQHANPNMTIMLVGNKSDLANRRAISKEEGEQFAKENGLLFLEASARTARNVEEAFTKTASKILQKIQEGVFDVSNESSGIKIGYGRPQGPAGGRDGTVVQRGGCCN is encoded by the exons ATGTCGTACGACTATCTCTTCAAGTACATAATCATCGGAGACACTG GAGTGGGGAAATCGTGTTTGCTCTTGCAATTTACGGACAAGAGGTTTCAACCCGTGCATGATCTCACAATCGGAGTTGAATTTGGGGCTCGTATGGTGACAATTGATGGAAGGCCGATCAAGCTTCAGATTTGGGATACT GCTGGCCAAGAATCCTTTAGATCCATCACTAGATCTTATTACAGAGGAGCAGCTGGTGCACTTCTGGTTTATGACATCACCAG GAAAGAGACATTTAATCATCTTGCAAGCTGGCTGGAAGATGCTCGGCAGCATGCGAACCCAAATATGACAATCATGCTTGTAGGAAATAAAAGTGATCTTGCGAACCGAAGAGCTATTAGCAAAGAGGAGGGAGAACAGTTTGCGAAAGAAAATGGACTTTTGTTCTTGGAAGCATCTGCAAGAACAGCACGAAACGTGGAGGAG GCATTTACAAAGACTGCATCAAAGATACTTCAGAAGATCCAGGAAGGTGTCTTTGATGTATCTAATGAG TCATCTGGCATCAAGATTGGGTATGGGCGGCCTCAAGGTCCAGCAGGAGGGAGAGATGGAACAGTTGTTCAAAGGGGTGGATGTTGCAATTGA
- the LOC140821974 gene encoding uridine kinase-like protein 5 isoform X3 → MESECISPLENSSGNHLSVQVPLKFPFIIGVAGGTASGKTTVCDKIISQLHDQRVVLVNQDAFYRSLSNEQLEKVHEYNFDHPDAFDTELLLSCMKTLRHGRAVSIPNYDFKSHKSTEPSRLVNPSDVIILEGILVLQDFHVRDLMNMKIFVDTDSDLRLARRIQRDTVKRGRNIENVLDQYAKFVKPSFEEFILPSKKHADVIIPRGADNDVAIDLIVQHIRTKLGQHDLCKIYPNIFVIHSTFQIRGMHTLVRDTKTTKHDFVFYADRLIRLVVEHGLGHLPFTEKQIITPTGSVYTGVVFCKRLCGVSVIRSGESMENALRACCKGIKIGKILIHGEGKKGRQLIYEKLPSDIASRHVLLLDPVLASGNSAVKAISVLLGKGVAESNIIFLNLIAAPEGIHAVCQKFPRLKIVTSEIDASLNKDMRVIPGMGEFGDRYFGTG, encoded by the exons ATGGAGTCTGAATGTATTTCCCCGCTGGAGAATAGCTCGGGGAATCACCTTTCCGTTCAAGTTCCGCTCAAATTCCCATTTATAATTG GTGTTGCGGGAGGGACTGCATCAGGCAAAACTACTGTTTGCGATAAGATTATATCGCAACTCCATGATCAAAGGGTTGTTCTTGTCAATCAA GATGCATTTTATCGCTCATTGAGTAATGAGCAGTTAGAGAAGGTTCATGAGTACAACTTTGACCATCCTG ATGCCTTCGACACAGAACTTTTGCTTTCATGCATGAAAACTCTAAGACATGGAAGAGCAGTCAGCATCCCCAATTATGATTTCAAGAGTCACAAAAGCACTGAGCCATCTCGCTTG GTCAACCCCTCTGATGTCATAATTTTGGAAGGAATCCTAGTTCTTCAAGATTTTCATGTACGTGATCTTATGAACATGAAGATCTTTGTTGACACAG ACTCTGATTTGCGGCTTGCAAGGAGGATACAACGTGACACTGTTAAGAGGGGCAGAAATATTGAGAATGTTCTTGACCAA TATGCTAAATTCGTGAAGCCTAGTTTTGAGGAATTCATACTTCCATCCAAGAAACACGCCGATGTAATAATTCCCCGTGGAGCAGATAATGATGTCGCCATTGACCTGATAGTACAGCATATTCGTACAAAGCTTGGTCAACATGATCTCTGCAAAATATATCCAAACATATTTGTTATACATTCAACATTTCAG ATACGAGGGATGCACACACTAGTACGTGACACAAAAACCACTAAGCATGACTTTGTTTTTTATGCTGATCGACTCATTCGCTTG GTTGTGGAGCATGGTCTCGGTCACCTTCCCTTCACTGAAAAACAGATAATCACCCCTACAG GATCTGTCTATACAGGAGTTGTTTTCTGCAAAAGATTATGTGGCGTTTCGGTCATTAGAAG TGGGGAGAGTATGGAAAACGCACTAAGAGCGTGCTGCAAGGGAATCAAAATTGGAAAAATCTTGATCCATGGAGAGGGTAAAAAAGGGCGACAG TTGATTTATGAGAAGTTACCATCAGATATAGCAAGTCGTCATGTGTTACTGCTCGATCCAGTTCTTGCCTCAG GAAATTCCGCAGTAAAAGCAATTTCTGTGTTACTTGGCAAGGGGGTTGCAGAATCCAATATTATTTTCTTGAATCTTATTGCG GCCCCCGAAGGAATTCATGCTGTTTGTCAGAAATTTCCAAGACTGAAAATAGTGACATCCGAGATAGATGCCTCACTTAACAAAGACATGCGTGTGATTCCCGGCATGGGCGAATTCGGGGATCGTTACTTTGGAACTGGTTGA
- the LOC140821974 gene encoding uridine kinase-like protein 5 isoform X1, giving the protein MESECISPLENSSGNHLSVQVPLKFPFIIGVAGGTASGKTTVCDKIISQLHDQRVVLVNQDAFYRSLSNEQLEKVHEYNFDHPDAFDTELLLSCMKTLRHGRAVSIPNYDFKSHKSTEPSRLVNPSDVIILEGILVLQDFHVRDLMNMKIFVDTDSDLRLARRIQRDTVKRGRNIENVLDQYAKFVKPSFEEFILPSKKHADVIIPRGADNDVAIDLIVQHIRTKLGQHDLCKIYPNIFVIHSTFQIRGMHTLVRDTKTTKHDFVFYADRLIRLVVEHGLGHLPFTEKQIITPTGSVYTGVVFCKRLCGVSVIRSGESMENALRACCKGIKIGKILIHGEGKKGRQVCQCNQLNVVRFTQIFTYLNLVFFQSLQLIYEKLPSDIASRHVLLLDPVLASGNSAVKAISVLLGKGVAESNIIFLNLIAAPEGIHAVCQKFPRLKIVTSEIDASLNKDMRVIPGMGEFGDRYFGTG; this is encoded by the exons ATGGAGTCTGAATGTATTTCCCCGCTGGAGAATAGCTCGGGGAATCACCTTTCCGTTCAAGTTCCGCTCAAATTCCCATTTATAATTG GTGTTGCGGGAGGGACTGCATCAGGCAAAACTACTGTTTGCGATAAGATTATATCGCAACTCCATGATCAAAGGGTTGTTCTTGTCAATCAA GATGCATTTTATCGCTCATTGAGTAATGAGCAGTTAGAGAAGGTTCATGAGTACAACTTTGACCATCCTG ATGCCTTCGACACAGAACTTTTGCTTTCATGCATGAAAACTCTAAGACATGGAAGAGCAGTCAGCATCCCCAATTATGATTTCAAGAGTCACAAAAGCACTGAGCCATCTCGCTTG GTCAACCCCTCTGATGTCATAATTTTGGAAGGAATCCTAGTTCTTCAAGATTTTCATGTACGTGATCTTATGAACATGAAGATCTTTGTTGACACAG ACTCTGATTTGCGGCTTGCAAGGAGGATACAACGTGACACTGTTAAGAGGGGCAGAAATATTGAGAATGTTCTTGACCAA TATGCTAAATTCGTGAAGCCTAGTTTTGAGGAATTCATACTTCCATCCAAGAAACACGCCGATGTAATAATTCCCCGTGGAGCAGATAATGATGTCGCCATTGACCTGATAGTACAGCATATTCGTACAAAGCTTGGTCAACATGATCTCTGCAAAATATATCCAAACATATTTGTTATACATTCAACATTTCAG ATACGAGGGATGCACACACTAGTACGTGACACAAAAACCACTAAGCATGACTTTGTTTTTTATGCTGATCGACTCATTCGCTTG GTTGTGGAGCATGGTCTCGGTCACCTTCCCTTCACTGAAAAACAGATAATCACCCCTACAG GATCTGTCTATACAGGAGTTGTTTTCTGCAAAAGATTATGTGGCGTTTCGGTCATTAGAAG TGGGGAGAGTATGGAAAACGCACTAAGAGCGTGCTGCAAGGGAATCAAAATTGGAAAAATCTTGATCCATGGAGAGGGTAAAAAAGGGCGACAGGTTTGTCAATGCAACCAACTGAATGTAGTTCGTTTCACACAGATCTTCACCTATTTAAACTTAGTTTTTTTCCAATCACTGCAGTTGATTTATGAGAAGTTACCATCAGATATAGCAAGTCGTCATGTGTTACTGCTCGATCCAGTTCTTGCCTCAG GAAATTCCGCAGTAAAAGCAATTTCTGTGTTACTTGGCAAGGGGGTTGCAGAATCCAATATTATTTTCTTGAATCTTATTGCG GCCCCCGAAGGAATTCATGCTGTTTGTCAGAAATTTCCAAGACTGAAAATAGTGACATCCGAGATAGATGCCTCACTTAACAAAGACATGCGTGTGATTCCCGGCATGGGCGAATTCGGGGATCGTTACTTTGGAACTGGTTGA
- the LOC140821976 gene encoding uncharacterized protein encodes MGKKKAAANPTTTSEQKEGFNLLGSPTFQTLENGRLKCVETGHELPAHSRDSYALSKHCRLGLIDSAVSRKKPPVNMFRQDPAARSKLICKLTGVTINKSEEHIWKHISGKRFLSMLEKEEVEKEMQHGTKGKLDEEKQEKKKKKNEDGKLKKKKKTKESEEIADEKISEIRDSIGKESDSVEDVDFWIPPVGNRCDNDDGGDRWGSGLESEDGAGDEDAVSEKANYEAGELSKRTKRMSLEIGPSSFASRKKKKKLAQS; translated from the exons ATGGGGAAGAAGAAAGCAGCAGCAAACCCTACCACCACCTCCGAGCAGAAGGAAGGATTCAATTTACTCGGCTCGCCAACCTTCCAGACGCTCGAAAATGGCCGGCTTAAATGCGTTGAGACTGGTCACGAGCTGCCAGCTCATTCCAGGGACTCTTACGCCCTGTCCAAGCACTGCCGTCTGGGACTTATCGACTCCGCCGTCTCCCGTAAGAAGCCCCCTGTCAACATGTTCCGCCAGGACCCAGCTGCTCG ATCGAAGCTAATCTGCAAACTAACTGGAGTTACCATCAACAAATCGGAGGAGCATATATGGAAGCATATAAGTGGAAAGCGTTTCCTCAGCATGTTAG AGAAGGAGGAGGTTGAAAAAGAAATGCAACATGGGACGAAGGGGAAGCTTGATGAGGAAAAACaggagaagaagaaaaaaaagaatgaagacggtaagttgaagaagaagaagaaaactaaggaaTCGGAGGAAATTGCTGATGAAAAGATCTCTGAAATAAGAGATTCTATAGGAAAAGAGAGTGATTCAGTAGAAGATGTCGACTTTTGGATACCTCCTGTGGGGAACAGATGTGATAATGATGATGGGGGAGATCGATGGGGTTCTGGTTTGGAAAGTGAAGATGGTGCTGGAGACGAAG ATGCTGTATCCGAAAAGGCTAATTACGAAGCCGGGGAGCTATCCAAACG GACCAAACGAATGTCCCTAGAAATCGGACCTAGTAGCTTTGCCTCaaggaagaagaaaaagaaactcGCTCAGTCATAA
- the LOC140821781 gene encoding GPI transamidase component gaa1 codes for MAENERPVEQNSRPIIRIGLFLISHSVLVSVLCCTAGIVTLLLLPLLAINTHVSENALMPGSGSPMLSNGDASEGQRFLNKLLSFNSKTVSTGIEIPEVIAEHILELGGEANYHKFHPLLNKFHPLQFFLGPDADIVEGNHSCSSYGVNTIGIIRAPRGDGKEAIVLVTPYNSVKITTGEALSLGVAYSVFSLLSRVTWLAKDIIWLAADSKHGEYSAVAAWLRDYNTLSIGDLKLYSEMCGGCILASEKKTQTAGEVTSKGFRRAGTMAAALVIKVADSSKEFEKDLLKLYAEASNGQMPNLDLINIVNYLAVHGQGLHVRVEKIWSLLDSWWLNSIGELFELLGKVAKNLNPQWKFGIPAADYVEGAATLASSLYNQALGVPTGPHGAFRDFQVDAITMEISPKFSSSHRVMFLLRVGRLVEGVIRSVNNLLEKFHHSCFLYLLTSPSRFVSVGVYMIAFALLIAPFPLVAASLFSDVSKPKLGKYDAPADEHASTFTSWKWLYAAKTVLIVHLWSTIVTLFPYFIYQIPNSSSSINLLILIILSILSLFFIYAISESFTFLSASRPQRAEWALLKSVTIAAAFIGLCLMSVVNFATAEIGALLLAPLCLTIAPLKLDLKANTIKALARGSCNILLLFVGFPPTMFLLSKGALAGFDHVKFGDFWDWAESLWAWNSATYIYICMVHLPCWVLCIHTLTHHC; via the exons ATGGCTGAAAATGAGCGTCCCGTCGAACAAAATTCCCGACCCATTATCCGCATTGGCCTCTTTCTCATCTCGCACAGTGTTTTGGTTAG TGTGTTGTGCTGCACTGCTGGAATCGTAACTCTCCTTCTCTTGCCACTTCTCGCCATAAACACCCATGTATCGGAAAATGCCCTGATGCCTG GTTCTGGCAGTCCTATGCTCTCGAATGGTGACGCTTCAGAAGGGCAGAGATTTTTGAACAAGCTTTTAAGTTTTAATTCAAAGACTGTGAGCACAGGAAT TGAAATTCCAGAGGTGATAGCAGAGCATATCTTGGAATTGGGTGGTGAAGCTAACTATCACAAGTTTCATCCCCTACTTAACAAATTTCATCCACTACAGTTCTTCTTGGGTCCCGATGCAGACATTGTAGAAGGGAACCACAGTTGTTCATCTTATGGGGTCAATACAATTGGAATAATAAGGGCCCCGCGTGGTGATGGGAAGGAAGCTATTGTATTAGTCACACCTTATAATTCTGTCAAGATCACTACCGGCGAAGCCTTATCGCTTGGAGTTGCGTACTCCGTATTTTCTCTGCTTTCTCGTGTTACTTGGCTTGCTAAGGATATTATATGGCTTGCCGCAGATTCAAAACACGGTGAGTATTCTGCTGTTGCTGCGTGGCTGAGAGACTATAACACACTTTCGATTGGTGACTTGAAGCTGTATTCAGAAATGTGTGGTGGCTGTATTCTGGCTTCTGAGAAAAAGACTCAAACTGCAGGAGAAGTAACATCTAAGGGCTTTCGACGTGCTGGCACAATGGCAGCTGCACTTGTGATTAAGGTTGCTGATAGCAGCAAAGAATTTGAGAAGGATCTTCTCAAATTATATGCTGAAGCGTCCAATGGGCAGATGCCAAATCTAGACCTCATTAATATCGTCAACTACTTGGCTGTTCATGGGCAAGGTTTACATGTAAGGGTGGAGAAGATTTGGTCATTGCTTGATTCTTGGTGGCTAAACAGTATCGGAGAACTATTTGAGTTGCTAGGAAAAGTGGCTAAAAACTTAAATCCCCAGTGGAAATTTGGgatccctgctgcagattatgtTGAAGGTGCTGCAACTTTAGCGAGTTCCCTCTATAACCAG GCATTAGGTGTTCCCACTGGCCCTCACGGGGCTTTTCGTGATTTTCAAGTTGATGCGATTACTATGGAGATCTCACCTAAGTTTTCTTCGAGTCACAGAGTTATGTTCCTTTTGCGTGTAGGCAG GTTGGTCGAGGGGGTTATACGATCTGTAAATAATCTCCTTGAGAAGTTCCACCATTCCTGTTTTCTATATCTCTTAACGTCTCCAAGTAGGTTCGTCTCAGTGGGTGTCTACATGATTGCCTTTGCACTGCTTATTGCTCCCTTTCCATTGGTTGCTGCATCTCTTTTCTCTGATGTCAGCAAACCGAAGCTTGGAAAATATGATGCTCCTGCTGATGAACATGCCTCGACCTTCACATCATGGAAATGGCTTTATGCTGCTAAAACAGTTCTCATCGTCCACTTGTGGAGTACCATCGTAACATTATTCCcttattttatttatcaaattccTAATTCCTCATCATCAATCAACCTTCTAATATTGATCATTCTCTCCATACTCAGCCTCTTCTTCATATATGCCATATCCGAATCTTTTACATTTCTGAGTGCAAGTCGCCCCCAAAGAGCAGAATGGGCTCTCCTTAAATCAGTTACCATTGCAGCTGCTTTCATTGGACTTTGTCTTATGTCAGTTGTAAATTTTGCAACAGCAGAAATAGGAGCGCTGCTATTGGCTCCCTTGTGTTTGACCATTGCACCCTTGAAGCTTGATTTAAAGGCAAATACCATAAAGGCTTTAGCTCGGGGATCTTGTAACATACTGTTGTTGTTTGTTGGGTTTCCTCCAACAATGTTTCTATTGTCTAAAGGCGCTTTAGCGGGTTTTGATCATGTAAAATTTGGCGATTTCTGGGATTGGGCAGAGTCCCTTTGGGCATGGAATAGTGCTACATATATCTATATATGCATGGTTCATCTTCCCTGCTGGGTTCTGTGTATTCACACTTTAACGCATCACTGTTAG
- the LOC140821765 gene encoding ras-related protein RABB1b isoform X2: protein MVTIDGRPIKLQIWDTAGQESFRSITRSYYRGAAGALLVYDITRKETFNHLASWLEDARQHANPNMTIMLVGNKSDLANRRAISKEEGEQFAKENGLLFLEASARTARNVEEAFTKTASKILQKIQEGVFDVSNESSGIKIGYGRPQGPAGGRDGTVVQRGGCCN from the exons ATGGTGACAATTGATGGAAGGCCGATCAAGCTTCAGATTTGGGATACT GCTGGCCAAGAATCCTTTAGATCCATCACTAGATCTTATTACAGAGGAGCAGCTGGTGCACTTCTGGTTTATGACATCACCAG GAAAGAGACATTTAATCATCTTGCAAGCTGGCTGGAAGATGCTCGGCAGCATGCGAACCCAAATATGACAATCATGCTTGTAGGAAATAAAAGTGATCTTGCGAACCGAAGAGCTATTAGCAAAGAGGAGGGAGAACAGTTTGCGAAAGAAAATGGACTTTTGTTCTTGGAAGCATCTGCAAGAACAGCACGAAACGTGGAGGAG GCATTTACAAAGACTGCATCAAAGATACTTCAGAAGATCCAGGAAGGTGTCTTTGATGTATCTAATGAG TCATCTGGCATCAAGATTGGGTATGGGCGGCCTCAAGGTCCAGCAGGAGGGAGAGATGGAACAGTTGTTCAAAGGGGTGGATGTTGCAATTGA
- the LOC140821974 gene encoding uridine kinase-like protein 5 isoform X2: MESECISPLENSSGNHLSVQVPLKFPFIIGVAGGTASGKTTVCDKIISQLHDQRVVLVNQDAFYRSLSNEQLEKVHEYNFDHPGSCFLDAFDTELLLSCMKTLRHGRAVSIPNYDFKSHKSTEPSRLVNPSDVIILEGILVLQDFHVRDLMNMKIFVDTDSDLRLARRIQRDTVKRGRNIENVLDQYAKFVKPSFEEFILPSKKHADVIIPRGADNDVAIDLIVQHIRTKLGQHDLCKIYPNIFVIHSTFQIRGMHTLVRDTKTTKHDFVFYADRLIRLVVEHGLGHLPFTEKQIITPTGSVYTGVVFCKRLCGVSVIRSGESMENALRACCKGIKIGKILIHGEGKKGRQLIYEKLPSDIASRHVLLLDPVLASGNSAVKAISVLLGKGVAESNIIFLNLIAAPEGIHAVCQKFPRLKIVTSEIDASLNKDMRVIPGMGEFGDRYFGTG, from the exons ATGGAGTCTGAATGTATTTCCCCGCTGGAGAATAGCTCGGGGAATCACCTTTCCGTTCAAGTTCCGCTCAAATTCCCATTTATAATTG GTGTTGCGGGAGGGACTGCATCAGGCAAAACTACTGTTTGCGATAAGATTATATCGCAACTCCATGATCAAAGGGTTGTTCTTGTCAATCAA GATGCATTTTATCGCTCATTGAGTAATGAGCAGTTAGAGAAGGTTCATGAGTACAACTTTGACCATCCTG GAAGTTGCTTTTTAGATGCCTTCGACACAGAACTTTTGCTTTCATGCATGAAAACTCTAAGACATGGAAGAGCAGTCAGCATCCCCAATTATGATTTCAAGAGTCACAAAAGCACTGAGCCATCTCGCTTG GTCAACCCCTCTGATGTCATAATTTTGGAAGGAATCCTAGTTCTTCAAGATTTTCATGTACGTGATCTTATGAACATGAAGATCTTTGTTGACACAG ACTCTGATTTGCGGCTTGCAAGGAGGATACAACGTGACACTGTTAAGAGGGGCAGAAATATTGAGAATGTTCTTGACCAA TATGCTAAATTCGTGAAGCCTAGTTTTGAGGAATTCATACTTCCATCCAAGAAACACGCCGATGTAATAATTCCCCGTGGAGCAGATAATGATGTCGCCATTGACCTGATAGTACAGCATATTCGTACAAAGCTTGGTCAACATGATCTCTGCAAAATATATCCAAACATATTTGTTATACATTCAACATTTCAG ATACGAGGGATGCACACACTAGTACGTGACACAAAAACCACTAAGCATGACTTTGTTTTTTATGCTGATCGACTCATTCGCTTG GTTGTGGAGCATGGTCTCGGTCACCTTCCCTTCACTGAAAAACAGATAATCACCCCTACAG GATCTGTCTATACAGGAGTTGTTTTCTGCAAAAGATTATGTGGCGTTTCGGTCATTAGAAG TGGGGAGAGTATGGAAAACGCACTAAGAGCGTGCTGCAAGGGAATCAAAATTGGAAAAATCTTGATCCATGGAGAGGGTAAAAAAGGGCGACAG TTGATTTATGAGAAGTTACCATCAGATATAGCAAGTCGTCATGTGTTACTGCTCGATCCAGTTCTTGCCTCAG GAAATTCCGCAGTAAAAGCAATTTCTGTGTTACTTGGCAAGGGGGTTGCAGAATCCAATATTATTTTCTTGAATCTTATTGCG GCCCCCGAAGGAATTCATGCTGTTTGTCAGAAATTTCCAAGACTGAAAATAGTGACATCCGAGATAGATGCCTCACTTAACAAAGACATGCGTGTGATTCCCGGCATGGGCGAATTCGGGGATCGTTACTTTGGAACTGGTTGA
- the LOC140822007 gene encoding putative glucose-6-phosphate 1-epimerase isoform X1 — MPVNIVQDGDGSPRIILSEPSGSSAEVLLHGGQVVSWKNERREEMIFISSKQAARRSSKAIRGGIHINFPQFTNSTSLEQHGFASTRLWSLDSSPSPLPPASNHSTVDLMLESTEDDLKIWLHRFELRLRISLTAGKLTMIPRVRNTDNKPFSFTFVLCNYLSVSDISEVRVEGLETLDYFDNLLQKERFTEQADAITFDGEIDRVYLSTPTKIAVIDHEKKRTLVLRKDGMPDAVVWNPWDKKAKALPDFGDEDYNTMLCVNSAAIEAPIVLKPFEEWKGRQELSTVLSSYCSGQLDPRRVLGSS, encoded by the exons ATGCCGGTGAATATTGTTCAGGACGGCGACGGATCGCCGAGGATTATTTTGTCGGAGCCCTCTGGTTCGAGTGCCGAG GTGCTTTTGCATGGGGGCCAGGTTGTTTCTTGGAAGAATGAACGAAGGGAGGAGATGATCTTCATAAGCAGCAAG CAGGCTGCGCGGAGGTCTTCTAAAGCCATCAGGGGTGGTATACACATAAACTTTCCACAG TTTACCAACTCTACTTCACTGGAGCAACATGGATTTGCAAGCACTCGATTGTGGTCACTGGACAGTTCTCCTTCACCTTTGCCCCCTGCCAGCAATCATTCAACTGTGGATCTTATGCTGGAATCCACAGAAGATGATCTGAAGATCTGGCTGCACAG ATTTGAGTTGCGTTTGCGCATCTCTCTAACTGCTGGCAAGCTCACCATGATACCTCGCGTGCGAAATACTGACAACAAGCCTTTCTCCTTTACATTTGTGTTATGCAATTACCTGTCAGTATCTGATATCAG TGAAGTGCGCGTTGAGGGATTGGAGACACTTGACTACTTTGATAACTTACTACAAAAGGAGAGATTCACTGAGCAGGCAGATGCAATTACCTTTGATGGCGAG ATTGACCGGGTGTATTTGAGCACACCAACTAAGATAGCCGTAATAGATCACGAGAAGAAAAGAACCCTTGTCCTTCGCAAAGATGGCATGCCAGATGCAG TTGTATGGAACCCTTGGGACAAAAAAGCGAAGGCTCTCCCCGATTTTGGTGATGAGGATTACAACACAATGTTATGTGTGAATTCCGCGGCCATAGAAGCTCCTATTGTTTTGAAACCTTTTGAAGAATGGAAGGGTCGACAAGAGCTGTCTACTGTCTTGTCAAGTTATTGCAGCGGTCAGCTGGATCCACGTAGAGTTCTTGGCTCCAGCTGA
- the LOC140822007 gene encoding putative glucose-6-phosphate 1-epimerase isoform X2 — protein sequence MPVNIVQDGDGSPRIILSEPSGSSAEVLLHGGQVVSWKNERREEMIFISSKAARRSSKAIRGGIHINFPQFTNSTSLEQHGFASTRLWSLDSSPSPLPPASNHSTVDLMLESTEDDLKIWLHRFELRLRISLTAGKLTMIPRVRNTDNKPFSFTFVLCNYLSVSDISEVRVEGLETLDYFDNLLQKERFTEQADAITFDGEIDRVYLSTPTKIAVIDHEKKRTLVLRKDGMPDAVVWNPWDKKAKALPDFGDEDYNTMLCVNSAAIEAPIVLKPFEEWKGRQELSTVLSSYCSGQLDPRRVLGSS from the exons ATGCCGGTGAATATTGTTCAGGACGGCGACGGATCGCCGAGGATTATTTTGTCGGAGCCCTCTGGTTCGAGTGCCGAG GTGCTTTTGCATGGGGGCCAGGTTGTTTCTTGGAAGAATGAACGAAGGGAGGAGATGATCTTCATAAGCAGCAAG GCTGCGCGGAGGTCTTCTAAAGCCATCAGGGGTGGTATACACATAAACTTTCCACAG TTTACCAACTCTACTTCACTGGAGCAACATGGATTTGCAAGCACTCGATTGTGGTCACTGGACAGTTCTCCTTCACCTTTGCCCCCTGCCAGCAATCATTCAACTGTGGATCTTATGCTGGAATCCACAGAAGATGATCTGAAGATCTGGCTGCACAG ATTTGAGTTGCGTTTGCGCATCTCTCTAACTGCTGGCAAGCTCACCATGATACCTCGCGTGCGAAATACTGACAACAAGCCTTTCTCCTTTACATTTGTGTTATGCAATTACCTGTCAGTATCTGATATCAG TGAAGTGCGCGTTGAGGGATTGGAGACACTTGACTACTTTGATAACTTACTACAAAAGGAGAGATTCACTGAGCAGGCAGATGCAATTACCTTTGATGGCGAG ATTGACCGGGTGTATTTGAGCACACCAACTAAGATAGCCGTAATAGATCACGAGAAGAAAAGAACCCTTGTCCTTCGCAAAGATGGCATGCCAGATGCAG TTGTATGGAACCCTTGGGACAAAAAAGCGAAGGCTCTCCCCGATTTTGGTGATGAGGATTACAACACAATGTTATGTGTGAATTCCGCGGCCATAGAAGCTCCTATTGTTTTGAAACCTTTTGAAGAATGGAAGGGTCGACAAGAGCTGTCTACTGTCTTGTCAAGTTATTGCAGCGGTCAGCTGGATCCACGTAGAGTTCTTGGCTCCAGCTGA